Proteins encoded together in one Hymenobacter monticola window:
- a CDS encoding sensor histidine kinase encodes MAKSLRHPSILRVISHLRLTVKTKIWLAVTSIVLLFSFFVLFYLPVIQERSLLANFNKDVQNHANTVALGVKIAMTEQNFQGVQTAMDFVKKDPLLQFVSLLQTDTTWNAAHTRYRITRTVFKTYPEAKKVDVNATSNDSTVVKRTAFRTPMMSGEIMLAFSTREIVQSKRQIRVTSLFFSFVVFSIGIGIGFVLAKNISVPVLKLRDAATKVGRGDLTQRVDSNSRDEIGELGTAFNKMVTDLETTRQQLEARTSELIVEKRKTEDLLEGLKRTLADLRDTQEQLIRQEKLASIGQLTKGLVDRLLNPLSYVNNFSDVSTELLAECQELLAAAPYATDEHLQDEAVPLLELVESNIGKIKQHGTSLTRIVRSMDKLLQVKSTDFVEVDPNAFVAEQLEAYRQELDEAYRQVPLELVPGENPENVTVRLVPTEMAAVLSSLLNNALYAVHEKALRNPDFRPVLTVATVFQEEGVEIQVRDNGTGISAAEQEQLFSPFFTTKPTSKGTGLGLFISQDIVKTHKGHITVKSKPDVSTTFTINLPAATVSVS; translated from the coding sequence ATGGCAAAGAGCCTCCGTCACCCGTCCATCCTGCGCGTCATCAGCCACTTGCGCCTCACGGTCAAGACCAAAATCTGGCTGGCCGTGACGAGCATCGTGCTGCTGTTTTCCTTCTTTGTGCTGTTCTACCTGCCCGTTATTCAAGAGCGCAGCCTGCTGGCCAACTTCAACAAGGACGTGCAAAACCACGCCAACACCGTGGCGCTAGGCGTGAAAATCGCCATGACCGAGCAGAACTTCCAGGGCGTGCAAACGGCCATGGACTTTGTGAAGAAAGACCCGCTGCTGCAGTTTGTGAGCCTGCTTCAGACCGACACTACCTGGAACGCCGCCCACACCCGGTACCGCATCACGCGCACGGTGTTTAAAACCTACCCCGAAGCGAAAAAGGTCGACGTCAACGCCACGTCCAACGACTCAACGGTGGTGAAGCGCACCGCCTTCCGCACACCCATGATGAGCGGCGAAATCATGTTGGCTTTCTCGACCCGCGAAATCGTGCAAAGCAAGCGGCAGATTCGCGTCACCTCGCTGTTTTTCAGCTTTGTGGTGTTCAGCATTGGCATTGGCATCGGCTTCGTGCTGGCCAAAAACATTTCGGTGCCGGTGCTCAAGCTGCGCGACGCCGCCACCAAAGTGGGCCGCGGCGACCTCACCCAGCGCGTGGACAGCAACTCGCGCGACGAGATTGGCGAGCTGGGCACGGCCTTCAACAAAATGGTGACCGACCTGGAAACCACGCGCCAGCAGCTCGAAGCCCGCACCAGCGAACTAATAGTTGAGAAACGAAAAACGGAGGACCTGCTCGAAGGCCTCAAACGCACCCTGGCCGACCTGCGCGACACCCAGGAGCAGCTCATCCGGCAGGAGAAGCTGGCGTCCATCGGCCAGCTCACCAAGGGCCTGGTCGACCGCTTGCTGAACCCGCTGAGCTACGTCAACAATTTCTCGGACGTGTCGACCGAGCTGCTGGCCGAATGCCAGGAGCTGCTCGCCGCCGCGCCCTACGCCACCGATGAGCACCTGCAGGACGAAGCGGTGCCCCTGCTGGAACTGGTGGAAAGCAACATCGGCAAAATCAAGCAGCACGGCACCAGCCTCACGCGCATCGTGCGCAGCATGGACAAGCTGCTGCAAGTCAAGTCGACTGATTTCGTGGAAGTCGACCCCAACGCGTTTGTCGCGGAGCAGCTGGAAGCGTACCGGCAGGAGCTGGACGAGGCGTACCGGCAAGTGCCGCTGGAACTGGTGCCAGGCGAGAATCCGGAAAACGTGACCGTCCGGCTGGTGCCCACGGAGATGGCTGCGGTTCTGTCCAGCCTGCTCAACAACGCCCTGTACGCCGTGCACGAGAAGGCCTTGCGCAACCCGGACTTTCGGCCCGTGCTCACCGTGGCCACCGTTTTTCAGGAAGAAGGCGTCGAAATTCAGGTGCGCGATAACGGCACGGGCATTTCGGCCGCCGAGCAAGAGCAGCTGTTTTCGCCCTTTTTCACCACCAAGCCCACCTCCAAAGGCACCGGCCTGGGCCTGTTCATCAGCCAGGATATTGTGAAGACGCACAAGGGCCACATCACCGTCAAATCCAAGCCGGACGTGAGCACCACGTTCACCATCAACCTGCCGGCCGCCACCGTGTCGGTGAGTTGA
- a CDS encoding ester cyclase, which yields MSITPEENKAIIRRFNHEGIAQGNVATLNELLAPDFLNHSAPAGMDAGPGGMHYFFLHILQPALSNLQVEIHDQVAEGDKVTTRKAIKGLHTGELLGLAPTQQPVSIDVIDIYQLREGKLIGHWGLTTLADVMSQLAAH from the coding sequence ATGAGCATCACCCCCGAAGAAAACAAAGCCATTATCCGCCGCTTCAACCACGAAGGCATCGCCCAGGGCAACGTCGCCACCCTGAACGAGCTGCTGGCCCCCGACTTCCTCAACCACAGCGCCCCCGCCGGCATGGACGCCGGCCCCGGCGGCATGCACTACTTCTTCCTGCACATTCTGCAGCCCGCCTTGAGCAACCTGCAAGTCGAAATCCACGACCAGGTGGCCGAGGGCGACAAAGTGACTACCCGCAAAGCCATAAAAGGCCTGCACACCGGCGAGCTGCTGGGCCTGGCTCCCACCCAACAGCCCGTCAGCATCGACGTCATCGACATCTACCAGTTGCGCGAAGGCAAGCTCATCGGCCACTGGGGCCTCACCACCCTTGCCGATGTGATGTCCCAACTGGCCGCCCACTAG
- a CDS encoding helix-turn-helix transcriptional regulator, with amino-acid sequence MTTYTIPHDLLPAGSPAPTGVLIRSYVSRQPTVKNKIVLSWNMLNLLIDGRKTIIQAADTVTVYQDEILLMAAGNILTSELLSDQGQFRSILLYFSNQVLDDFYLRHAARLPRPGASGAPLVTFGKDDFIRNYLESLRLLLAAPTPLSPEISQLKLEELLLYLLHTTPEGLHTFLRHPRTRPPELTLRQVVETHLTRPITVEELAFLCHMSVSTFQRRFAALYGQPPQKWLLQQRMQRAAALLHQQHQSPSDVYQQVGYESHSSFSEAFKKTFGVSPREFKQQGLVAFSPLSS; translated from the coding sequence ATGACCACCTACACCATCCCCCACGACCTGCTGCCGGCGGGCAGCCCCGCCCCCACCGGCGTCCTCATCCGCAGCTACGTGTCGCGGCAGCCCACCGTCAAGAACAAGATTGTGCTGAGCTGGAACATGCTCAACCTGCTCATCGACGGCCGCAAAACCATCATCCAGGCCGCCGACACCGTCACGGTGTATCAGGATGAAATCCTGCTCATGGCCGCCGGCAACATCCTCACCAGCGAGCTGCTCTCCGACCAGGGCCAGTTTCGCAGCATCCTGCTCTACTTCAGCAACCAGGTGCTCGACGACTTCTACCTGCGCCACGCCGCCCGCCTGCCGCGCCCCGGGGCTTCCGGCGCGCCCCTGGTCACCTTCGGCAAAGACGACTTCATCCGCAACTACCTCGAATCGCTGCGCCTGCTGCTGGCCGCTCCCACGCCCCTCAGCCCCGAAATCAGCCAGCTTAAGCTCGAAGAACTGCTGCTCTACCTGCTGCACACCACCCCCGAGGGCCTGCACACCTTCCTGCGTCACCCGCGCACCCGCCCGCCTGAGCTCACCCTGCGCCAGGTAGTCGAAACTCACCTCACCCGGCCCATTACCGTGGAGGAGCTGGCCTTCCTCTGCCACATGAGCGTGTCCACGTTTCAGCGCCGGTTTGCCGCCCTCTACGGCCAACCGCCCCAAAAATGGCTGTTGCAGCAGCGCATGCAGCGCGCCGCCGCCCTGCTGCACCAACAGCACCAGTCCCCCAGCGACGTCTACCAGCAAGTGGGCTACGAAAGCCACTCCAGCTTCTCCGAAGCTTTCAAAAAAACCTTCGGCGTCTCGCCCCGGGAGTTCAAGCAGCAAGGGCTGGTGGCTTTTTCACCTCTGTCATCCTGA
- a CDS encoding DinB family protein: MLIATLQTLFARDLNKLKQEIEAYHREETLWRTAPGISNPAGNLCLHLVGNLNTYIGAELGHTGYVRHRDLEFSLRDVPRAELLQKLAETIGVVDSVLARLSDAQLEAEYPIQVLEAKTSTGYFLVHLATHLAYHLGQINYHRRLLDAAD, encoded by the coding sequence ATGCTCATCGCCACCCTCCAAACCCTCTTCGCCCGCGACCTGAACAAGCTAAAACAGGAAATCGAAGCGTATCACCGCGAAGAAACCCTGTGGCGCACGGCGCCGGGCATCAGCAACCCGGCCGGCAACCTCTGCCTGCACCTAGTGGGCAACCTCAACACCTACATCGGGGCCGAGTTGGGCCACACCGGCTACGTGCGGCACCGCGACCTGGAGTTTTCCCTGCGCGACGTTCCCCGGGCCGAGCTGCTCCAGAAGCTAGCCGAAACCATCGGCGTGGTCGATTCCGTGCTGGCGCGCCTGTCCGATGCCCAGCTGGAGGCTGAATACCCCATCCAGGTACTGGAAGCCAAAACCTCTACCGGCTATTTCCTGGTGCACCTAGCCACCCACCTGGCCTACCACCTCGGCCAGATTAATTACCACCGCCGGCTACTGGACGCGGCCGACTGA
- a CDS encoding SRPBCC family protein, producing the protein MSIPLVTEHVYEAPIEKVWQALTDTKQLQQWYFPQVQRFEPVVGFRFEFADDGSPYGKAWVVTDAVAGRKLAHTWAYKNYPGSSEVTFALAEQGDKTTLTLTHTGLESFPQDPHFARRRFEDGWAQILGSNLKDYLERNG; encoded by the coding sequence ATGAGCATTCCCTTGGTGACTGAGCACGTGTATGAGGCTCCGATTGAAAAAGTTTGGCAGGCCCTGACTGATACTAAGCAGCTACAGCAGTGGTATTTTCCGCAAGTGCAGCGCTTTGAGCCGGTGGTTGGGTTCCGGTTTGAGTTTGCCGATGATGGCTCACCCTACGGTAAAGCCTGGGTAGTAACGGACGCGGTAGCCGGGCGAAAACTGGCGCACACCTGGGCTTATAAGAATTACCCCGGCAGTTCAGAAGTTACCTTTGCCTTAGCCGAGCAAGGCGACAAAACCACGCTCACGCTCACGCACACCGGCCTGGAAAGCTTCCCGCAGGACCCGCACTTTGCGCGGCGGAGGTTCGAGGACGGCTGGGCCCAGATTCTGGGCAGCAACCTGAAGGATTACCTGGAAAGGAATGGCTGA
- a CDS encoding T9SS type B sorting domain-containing protein, whose protein sequence is MGNSYVAGTFGGQAVFGIATLTNRGWSDAFVAKYDSRGTCLWVRQIGATVPNPVQFGPTNTPWGIAVDSQGNAYVVGDCKGRTLLDNIEIIPVNDGRVRMFLAKYSSQGTVLWAKSYDAGTPGGVATDTDGSLYVAHTDALGSPIAAVSKIDEQGNMLWTRGVRNGGLINYGGGGGVHVRVGPYHEVYLHSSYVYGASIDVGASGSSPLSNAGLLNTGIANKAVFLARYTTAGTLDWVRTGYSPGETSYNAGLAVDSAGNAFITGYTMSGGMVFGSLVLAAHGNWDTYVVKYDARGQVVWGHQEGSARLDRGVGIAVDEVGNAYLLGTFYSGLAAFSNVTLNGVASQYNNLALVKYDPQGQALWAITQQGAGDLAPWGLAANRNGDVYVIADVWNAARLGSLTMTVSGGPSSGHLESLIAKLKSNLPVTSSGGETGAPGAGMGTPTAEVRIPNIITPNGDGQNDQFKTLGLAAGTWRLSVYNRWGMQVFDTPNYQQDWQAEGMGAGLYYYVLANTTGQMRKGWLEVRR, encoded by the coding sequence GTGGGCAACTCTTATGTTGCAGGCACATTCGGTGGACAAGCCGTTTTTGGAATAGCTACGCTAACTAATCGGGGATGGAGCGACGCATTTGTGGCGAAATACGATTCCCGCGGCACGTGTTTATGGGTGCGGCAGATAGGAGCAACAGTGCCGAATCCCGTTCAGTTTGGGCCAACGAATACCCCTTGGGGCATTGCTGTGGACTCCCAAGGCAATGCGTACGTAGTGGGCGACTGCAAAGGACGCACCTTGTTGGATAATATAGAAATCATCCCTGTCAATGACGGAAGAGTGCGAATGTTTTTGGCAAAGTACTCCTCACAAGGCACTGTATTATGGGCCAAATCGTACGACGCGGGCACGCCGGGAGGTGTAGCAACCGATACGGATGGCTCGTTATACGTGGCCCATACAGACGCATTGGGCAGCCCGATAGCTGCCGTTTCAAAAATTGATGAGCAGGGAAACATGCTATGGACCCGCGGAGTGCGTAACGGGGGATTAATAAATTATGGCGGGGGTGGGGGAGTGCATGTTAGGGTGGGGCCTTACCATGAAGTCTATTTGCATAGTAGTTATGTGTATGGCGCAAGCATTGACGTCGGGGCTTCGGGAAGCTCGCCTTTGTCGAATGCAGGGTTGTTAAATACAGGGATAGCCAATAAGGCCGTTTTTCTGGCTCGCTACACCACCGCTGGCACTCTCGATTGGGTTCGCACAGGGTATTCACCCGGTGAAACCTCTTACAATGCAGGGCTAGCGGTGGATAGCGCCGGCAATGCTTTCATTACTGGGTATACCATGTCGGGGGGAATGGTTTTTGGCAGCTTGGTGCTAGCGGCCCATGGGAATTGGGACACCTATGTAGTGAAATATGATGCGCGAGGGCAAGTGGTTTGGGGGCACCAGGAGGGCAGCGCACGACTCGATAGGGGAGTGGGCATAGCGGTGGATGAAGTGGGGAATGCGTATTTGCTGGGCACTTTCTACAGTGGATTGGCAGCCTTCAGCAACGTCACTCTCAACGGCGTCGCGTCGCAATACAACAACTTGGCCTTGGTGAAATATGACCCGCAAGGCCAAGCCCTGTGGGCCATTACGCAACAGGGCGCTGGCGACCTAGCGCCCTGGGGCCTGGCTGCGAACCGAAATGGCGACGTGTACGTCATTGCTGATGTGTGGAATGCTGCGCGGCTGGGAAGTCTCACAATGACCGTTTCCGGAGGGCCTTCTTCTGGTCACTTAGAAAGCTTGATTGCAAAGCTAAAAAGCAACTTGCCTGTCACTTCTTCCGGTGGTGAAACGGGTGCCCCAGGCGCTGGAATGGGGACGCCAACGGCTGAGGTGCGTATTCCCAACATCATCACGCCCAACGGCGATGGCCAAAATGACCAGTTTAAAACTCTGGGATTGGCAGCAGGCACGTGGCGTCTTTCGGTGTACAACCGCTGGGGAATGCAGGTTTTTGACACGCCGAATTACCAGCAGGACTGGCAAGCCGAGGGGATGGGAGCGGGCCTTTATTACTACGTTTTGGCAAATACCACCGGCCAAATGAGAAAGGGCTGGCTTGAGGTCAGGCGATAA
- a CDS encoding GH92 family glycosyl hydrolase has protein sequence MKKPKKLLPLLLLAATSNAQKAPATPENLVQYAHPMVGTQKMGHTYPGATVPFGMVQLSPDTDTLSYEQNGKYNPDIYKYCAGYNYDDKTIVGFSHTHFSGTGHSDLGDFLIMPTTGPLQLNPGTADRPQSGYRSGFSHQNEVAEPAYYKVKLDDHNILAELTATTRVGFHQYTFPGTEPAHIILDMMAGIYNYPDKNVWSYVRIENDSLVTGYRQTTGWGRTRTEYFAMQFSKPFKSYGARKYDAKETYRGFWGRFDQSRNWPEQAGRQLRLYFDFNTVAGEKIKVKFALSPVSMAKAVYNLNNEIWGWNFDQIRRESQELWQEELSRITIQTPNRTDKENFYTALYHSFLGPTVYEDVDGEYQGVDQNTHRPTPNAPLSKIKKEKSVNYTTFSLWDTFRALHPLFNLIQPKRNADMVQSMLAHYDQSPEHMLPVWSHHANENWCMSGYHSVSVVADAVLNGAVPPALAERALAACVATARHRWYDGLGEYLDLGYVPNERSGTSVSNTLEFAYDDWCIAQLARKLGHADLEKEFSKRAGFWENVFDARHNFMRPRLANGNFREKFDVLSTNGQGFIEGNSWNYSLAVPHDPKALIALMGGNRVFVPHLDSLFTMHLPDSFFAETEDITREGIIGGYVHGNEPAHHAAYLYNYTDQPWKTQAQVRNILARQYHPTPDGLGGNDDCGQMSAWYLFSALGFYPVAPGSGQYALGSPLVHGAVLHLENGQSFTIQVKNQSAKNVYVQSVTLNGQKLTQPFLAQQDVAKGGTLVFTMGAKALRK, from the coding sequence ATGAAGAAGCCGAAGAAACTCCTGCCCCTGTTGCTCCTCGCCGCAACTTCTAACGCCCAAAAGGCTCCCGCCACCCCCGAAAACCTCGTCCAGTATGCCCATCCCATGGTGGGTACGCAGAAGATGGGTCATACCTACCCCGGCGCCACCGTGCCCTTTGGCATGGTGCAGCTCTCGCCCGATACCGATACGCTCAGCTACGAGCAGAACGGCAAGTACAACCCCGACATCTACAAGTACTGCGCGGGCTACAACTACGACGATAAAACCATCGTCGGCTTCAGCCACACGCACTTCAGCGGCACGGGGCACTCCGATTTGGGTGACTTCCTCATTATGCCCACGACCGGCCCGCTGCAGCTCAACCCCGGCACCGCCGACCGGCCCCAGAGCGGCTACCGCTCCGGCTTCTCCCACCAGAACGAGGTGGCCGAGCCGGCTTACTACAAGGTGAAGCTAGACGACCACAACATCCTGGCTGAGCTTACGGCCACCACCCGCGTGGGCTTCCACCAGTACACGTTTCCGGGCACCGAGCCGGCGCACATCATCCTCGATATGATGGCCGGCATCTATAACTACCCCGACAAGAACGTGTGGAGCTACGTGCGCATCGAAAACGACTCGCTCGTGACCGGCTACCGCCAAACTACCGGCTGGGGCCGCACCCGCACCGAGTACTTCGCCATGCAGTTCTCGAAGCCCTTCAAAAGCTACGGCGCCCGCAAGTACGACGCCAAGGAAACCTACCGCGGCTTCTGGGGCCGCTTCGACCAAAGCAGGAACTGGCCCGAGCAGGCCGGCCGCCAGCTGCGCCTCTACTTCGATTTCAACACCGTGGCGGGCGAAAAAATCAAGGTCAAGTTTGCCCTCTCACCCGTGAGCATGGCTAAGGCCGTCTACAACCTTAATAATGAAATCTGGGGCTGGAATTTTGACCAAATACGTCGCGAGTCGCAAGAGCTATGGCAGGAAGAATTGAGCCGCATCACCATCCAAACGCCTAATCGGACCGATAAAGAGAATTTCTACACGGCTCTTTATCATTCCTTTCTGGGCCCTACTGTTTACGAGGATGTAGATGGCGAATACCAGGGTGTCGACCAGAACACGCACCGCCCTACGCCCAATGCGCCCTTATCAAAAATAAAAAAAGAGAAGAGTGTAAACTACACCACCTTCTCGCTCTGGGACACCTTCCGGGCCCTGCACCCGCTCTTCAACCTCATCCAGCCCAAGCGCAACGCCGACATGGTGCAGTCCATGCTGGCCCACTACGACCAGAGCCCCGAGCACATGCTGCCCGTGTGGAGCCACCACGCCAACGAAAACTGGTGCATGAGCGGCTACCACAGCGTATCCGTCGTGGCCGATGCCGTCCTCAACGGCGCCGTGCCGCCCGCCCTGGCCGAGCGCGCCCTGGCCGCCTGCGTGGCCACCGCCCGCCACCGCTGGTACGACGGCCTGGGCGAGTACCTCGACCTGGGCTACGTGCCCAACGAGCGCAGCGGCACTTCCGTCTCCAACACCCTCGAATTTGCCTACGACGACTGGTGTATTGCCCAACTGGCCCGCAAGCTCGGCCACGCCGACCTGGAAAAGGAGTTCAGCAAGCGGGCTGGCTTCTGGGAAAATGTGTTCGATGCGCGCCACAACTTCATGCGCCCGCGCCTGGCCAACGGCAATTTCCGCGAGAAATTCGACGTGCTCAGCACCAACGGCCAGGGCTTCATCGAGGGCAACTCCTGGAACTACAGCCTCGCCGTGCCCCACGACCCCAAGGCCCTCATCGCCCTCATGGGCGGCAACCGCGTCTTCGTACCCCACCTCGATTCGCTCTTCACCATGCACCTGCCCGACTCGTTCTTCGCCGAAACCGAGGACATCACCCGCGAGGGCATCATCGGGGGCTACGTGCACGGCAACGAGCCCGCCCACCACGCCGCCTACCTCTACAACTATACCGACCAGCCCTGGAAAACCCAGGCCCAGGTCCGCAACATCCTCGCCCGCCAGTACCACCCCACCCCCGACGGCCTCGGCGGCAACGACGACTGCGGCCAGATGAGCGCCTGGTACCTCTTCTCGGCCCTCGGCTTCTACCCCGTCGCCCCCGGTTCGGGTCAGTACGCCCTCGGCAGCCCCCTCGTGCACGGGGCCGTGCTGCACCTCGAAAACGGCCAGTCCTTCACCATCCAGGTCAAAAACCAAAGCGCCAAAAACGTTTACGTGCAATCGGTCACCCTCAACGGGCAAAAGCTCACGCAGCCATTTCTGGCGCAGCAGGACGTGGCGAAAGGCGGCACGTTGGTGTTTACGATGGGGGCAAAAGCGCTGAGAAAATAA
- a CDS encoding HNH endonuclease — protein MCGYDTHYEVCHIKPINEFMPTDFVADVNRLNNLVALCPNHHWEFDHGLLSVTVLTSAEVGSMGHEQ, from the coding sequence GTGTGTGGCTACGACACTCACTACGAGGTTTGCCACATTAAGCCCATAAACGAGTTTATGCCTACTGACTTTGTCGCCGATGTGAACAGACTGAACAACCTCGTGGCGCTGTGCCCCAACCATCACTGGGAGTTTGACCACGGCCTGTTATCTGTCACTGTTCTGACCTCTGCAGAGGTTGGAAGCATGGGGCATGAGCAATGA
- a CDS encoding site-specific integrase: MATLLSSDVVLWKRSKSDSKGTVSLRVTKGKARSYKSLSITIPEADWNERTQRVRASNADADEYNATITRKLAELAAVGNETKDVANATGDFLSYCESFISSLSSLGTRNKYTTILNKLRGFLRSRNEQSLPFADVNPELIRQLQQYLLKQVTRNVANNYMKVFNRFLKSAVKERKYNYDVNPFVSIDYTNAQKNRKTLSERDIKAFRMVTLPDRLQRAQRAFIVQLLAQGMRVSDLLLLRWSDITTDGINYTMFKTGKEMNVHLNDILVALLVKQAETLPVFKQHRYLQKLTKELAHEYTAAINAIKLSYDADFIGKNALNMRDFKNVPEVENYLLTLDTLRINQRIAMLDIAKTKHANEFVFSFLQTSDFPTHVTSINIEESQYKKMHSAKIVYNRHLKEIQALAKIEFQITSHAARHAYTNLLLTDKDGYDVYDISRALGHSSLKVTESYIGSFSKSHVGKINEAIAKRLTLLE, encoded by the coding sequence ATGGCAACTTTACTATCTTCCGATGTCGTTCTTTGGAAACGCAGCAAATCTGACAGCAAAGGTACGGTAAGCCTACGTGTCACGAAAGGCAAGGCACGTAGCTACAAATCCCTATCCATCACGATACCGGAAGCGGATTGGAACGAGCGGACGCAACGAGTACGTGCAAGCAACGCCGATGCCGACGAGTACAACGCCACTATCACGCGCAAGTTGGCTGAACTCGCAGCGGTGGGCAACGAAACCAAAGATGTAGCCAATGCGACGGGGGACTTTCTGAGCTACTGCGAAAGCTTCATTTCGTCGCTCAGCAGCCTTGGCACTCGCAACAAGTACACGACTATCCTGAACAAGCTGCGCGGGTTTCTACGGTCACGAAACGAACAAAGCTTGCCCTTTGCCGATGTCAACCCCGAATTGATACGCCAATTGCAGCAGTACCTATTGAAGCAAGTGACACGAAACGTAGCCAACAACTACATGAAGGTGTTCAACCGTTTCCTTAAGTCAGCAGTCAAAGAGCGTAAGTACAACTACGATGTCAACCCGTTTGTGTCCATTGACTACACCAACGCCCAAAAGAACCGGAAAACGCTGTCAGAGCGTGATATAAAGGCTTTTCGTATGGTAACCCTACCCGACCGCCTACAACGGGCACAGCGGGCGTTTATCGTGCAATTGTTGGCACAGGGAATGCGCGTATCTGACCTATTGCTACTGCGGTGGTCAGATATCACGACGGACGGTATTAACTACACGATGTTTAAGACCGGCAAGGAAATGAATGTCCATTTAAATGACATTCTCGTTGCCTTATTGGTCAAACAGGCAGAAACATTGCCGGTATTCAAGCAACATCGGTACTTACAGAAGCTTACCAAAGAGCTTGCCCACGAATACACCGCCGCTATCAATGCCATTAAGCTGAGCTATGATGCTGACTTCATCGGCAAAAACGCTCTTAACATGCGAGACTTTAAGAACGTTCCCGAAGTGGAGAATTATTTGTTAACGCTTGATACACTGCGAATTAATCAGCGTATTGCTATGTTGGACATAGCCAAAACCAAACACGCCAACGAGTTCGTGTTTTCGTTCCTGCAAACATCTGACTTCCCAACCCACGTCACCTCTATTAATATCGAAGAAAGCCAATATAAGAAAATGCACAGCGCCAAGATTGTATACAACAGACACTTGAAAGAAATTCAAGCTCTTGCAAAGATTGAGTTTCAGATAACAAGTCATGCCGCCCGACACGCCTACACCAACCTACTGCTGACAGACAAGGACGGATACGATGTTTATGACATCAGCCGGGCACTTGGTCACAGCAGCCTCAAAGTGACAGAGAGTTATATCGGCTCTTTCTCAAAATCTCACGTCGGCAAGATTAATGAAGCCATTGCCAAGCGGTTAACATTGTTGGAATAA
- a CDS encoding Pycsar system effector family protein — protein sequence MKDIAPEAVEAIPTPAAAGASPATLGAPAPPAAATPADAKPPKAKASPLVKEAEAFITDLFGRELPPKLTYHSLGHTEMVVKEARALAPAADLSPDDTELLLLAAWFHDAGYLDVYDGHEFRSMERAGAWLTEQGVPAGRVQQVQDMIKATHRDEKPETELQKLLVDADMSNLAQDDFRSRAELLRTEWELVLGKTYSNPEWAELQLNFMLAHKYHSDAGKDRYKKAFKDNIEDQRDELKKREKKEKKKNKEKTDTFAEPKRGIETMFRTMYSNHMKLSDMADKKASMMIQLNAVLMSVIITYLGAKMGKAGALGPMMSGNPVLGIPISILLVTALGSVITAILSAQPDVTSFAWLKKSPEIATNRRVNLLFFGQFTKLNLDNFQGGMRELMRTKDMLYTNMVTDIYYLGEVLTRKYRLLRTSYTIFMVGLILTALSFGIALLYKM from the coding sequence GCCGCGACGCCCGCCGACGCCAAGCCGCCCAAAGCCAAGGCCTCGCCCCTGGTGAAAGAAGCCGAAGCCTTTATCACCGACCTTTTCGGCCGTGAGCTGCCGCCCAAACTCACCTACCACTCCCTTGGCCACACCGAAATGGTGGTGAAGGAAGCCCGCGCCCTGGCCCCGGCCGCGGACCTCAGCCCCGACGACACCGAGCTGCTGCTGCTGGCCGCCTGGTTTCACGATGCCGGCTACCTCGACGTGTACGACGGCCACGAGTTCCGCAGCATGGAGCGCGCCGGCGCCTGGCTGACTGAGCAAGGTGTGCCCGCCGGCCGCGTGCAGCAGGTGCAGGACATGATAAAGGCCACGCACCGCGACGAAAAGCCCGAAACCGAGCTGCAAAAGCTGTTGGTGGATGCCGATATGAGCAATCTGGCCCAGGACGACTTCCGCTCCCGCGCCGAGCTGCTGCGCACCGAGTGGGAGCTGGTACTGGGCAAAACCTACTCCAACCCTGAGTGGGCCGAGTTGCAGCTCAACTTCATGCTGGCCCACAAGTACCACTCCGATGCCGGCAAGGACCGTTACAAAAAGGCCTTCAAAGACAACATCGAAGACCAGCGCGACGAGCTCAAAAAGCGCGAGAAGAAAGAGAAGAAAAAGAACAAGGAAAAAACCGACACCTTTGCCGAGCCCAAGCGGGGCATTGAAACCATGTTCCGCACCATGTACTCGAACCACATGAAGCTGAGCGACATGGCCGACAAAAAGGCCAGCATGATGATACAACTCAACGCCGTGCTCATGTCGGTCATCATCACCTACCTGGGCGCCAAAATGGGCAAGGCCGGCGCCCTGGGCCCCATGATGAGCGGCAACCCGGTGCTGGGCATTCCCATCAGCATTCTGCTGGTAACGGCCCTGGGTTCGGTCATCACGGCTATTCTCTCGGCTCAGCCCGACGTAACAAGCTTTGCCTGGCTAAAGAAAAGCCCCGAAATCGCCACCAACCGCCGCGTTAACTTGCTGTTTTTCGGCCAGTTCACCAAGCTCAACCTCGACAATTTCCAGGGCGGCATGCGCGAGCTGATGCGCACGAAAGACATGCTTTACACCAATATGGTGACGGACATCTACTACCTCGGCGAGGTGCTCACCCGCAAGTACCGCCTGCTGCGCACGAGCTACACCATCTTCATGGTGGGGCTCATTCTGACGGCGCTGTCATTCGGCATCGCGCTGCTGTATAAGATGTAG